Proteins found in one Coregonus clupeaformis isolate EN_2021a unplaced genomic scaffold, ASM2061545v1 scaf0112, whole genome shotgun sequence genomic segment:
- the LOC121551376 gene encoding progranulin-like isoform X2, with protein MQRYLVLCMALLAQVSADDCPDGGACEEGNTCCKVPSDGYECCPMYQAECCEDHIHCCPEGTLCVVNESMCVNGTVSLPWVEKVSAKQSRYPKSFRMISAYAGDEDDNICPDNSHCPAEFSCLKATTGYGCCPIAHAVPCSDGKHCCPEGHQCSTDSSSCIKQKEPVVAVLCSDRVSECPEGTTCCETPDGSWGCCPMPKAVCCEDKIHCCPEGSTCDIKQSKCISTTNKEMPMWAKFPARKRAEWENQNVAQVTTPIPDTTTSANRSPASLWEGEGSSPPFIRTRDVPCDESVACQDGTTCCKTQEGGWACCPLPQAVCCSDFIHCCPHGKKCNLAAQTCDDTSGSPSEPWLKKVPAVPREGNLPGNVTCDPTHMCPDNTTCCKTASGDWACCPMPEAVCCEDHEHCCPHGTTCDLASLACDGPSGPEPMVGKVPALTTLAPDHEEAATDHQGVQMDNMEPPTDNDEDVPCDESVACQDGTTCCKTQEGGWACCPLPQAVCCSDFIHCCPHGKKCNLAAQTCDNTSGSPSEPWLKKVPAVPREGNLPGNVTCDPTHMCPDNTTCCKTASGDWACCPMPEAVCCEDHEHCCPHGTTCDLASLACDGPSGPEPMVGKVPALTTLAPDHEEAATDHQRVQMDDTEPPTDNDEDVPCDESVACQDGTTCCKTQEGGWACCPLPQAVCCSDFIHCCPHGKKCNLAAQTCDDTSGSPSEPWLKKVPAVPREGNLPGNVTCDPTHMCPDNTTCCKTASGDWACCPMPEAVCCEDHEHCCPHGTTCDLASLACDGPSGPEPMVGKVPALTNQAPDHEEAPADHQGVQMDEELPRTQCDTHTSCPKDATCCFMKSTQKWGCCPLPQAVCCADGEHCCPKDYICDMSKTSCSKGVVVIPWYNKLAAEPDDSALAAPPSVKCDAQNSCPEGSSCCQLSTGQWGCCPLCKAVCCADEEHCCPQGYSCNMGSGTCQKLMFLQFQTIPLTRVSAPEPPTPQEKEIHCGGPFVCNNEETCCKVSTTTWGCCPSPNAVCCSDMKHCCTTGYTCGEGGTCTQSTGFNWDHWQVFFSNKKRALRV; from the exons atGCAGAGGTATCTGGTGCTCTGTATGGCCCTGCTGGCCCAGGTCTCTGCTGATGACTGCCCAGACGGAGGGGCGTGTGAGGAGGGCAACACCTGCTGCAAGGTCCCCTCCGATGGCTATGAATGCTGCCCAATGTATCAG GCTGAGTGCTGTGAGGATCATATCCACTGCTGCCCTGAGGGAACACTCTGTGTTGTGAATGAGTCCATGTGTGTGAATGGAACTGTCTCCCTACCATGGGTGGAGAAAGTTTCTGCTAAACAGTCCAGATATCCTAAA TCTTTCAGAATGATCAGTGCATATGCTGGGGATGAGGATGATAACATCTGCCCTGACAACTCCCACTGCCCAGCTGAGTTTTCCTGTCTGAAGGCCACTACGGGCTATGGTTGCTGTCCCATTGCTCAT GCTGTGCCTTGCTCGGATGGGAAACATTGCTGTCCTGAAGGCCACCAGTGCAGCACAGACAGCAGCTCCTGCATCAAACAGAAAG AACCTGTTGTTGCAGTGCTGTGCAGTGACAGAGTGTCTGAGTGCCCAGAGGGAACCACATGCTGTGAGACTCCAGATGGGAGTTGGGGGTGCTGCCCCATGCCCAAG GCTGTGTGCTGTGAGGATAAGATTCACTGTTGTCCTGAGGGCAGCACCTGTGACATCAAGCAATCCAAGTGTATATCCACTACCAACAAGGAAATGCCCATGTGGGCCAAGTTCCCTGCCCGCAAGAGGGCAGAGTGGGAAAACCAGAATG TTGCCCAAGTGACAACACCTATTCCAGACACTACCACCTCAGCCAATAGGAGTCCTGCTTCTCTTTGGGAAGGGGAGGGTTCTTCTCCACCCTTCATTAGGACAAGAG ACGTTCCCTGTGATGAGTCAGTGGCCTGTCAGGATGGAACCACATGTTGTAAAACACAAGAAGGGGGATGGGCATGCTGTCCTCTGCCACAG GCAGTTTGCTGCAGTGACTTCATCCACTGCTGCCCTCATGGTAAGAAGTGCAACCTGGCTGCCCAGACGTGTGACGACACCTCAGGCTCCCCGTCTGAGCCCTGGCTGAAGAAGGTTCCTGCCGTGCCTCGGGAGGGTAACTTGCCAGGGAATGTGACCTGTGACCCCACCCACATGTGTCCCGACAACACCACCTGCTGCAAGACAGCGTCAGGAGACTGGGCCTGCTGCCCCATGCCTGAG gcTGTATGCTGTGAGGACCACGAGCACTGCTGCCCCCATGGCACCACCTGTGACCTGGCTTCCCTCGCCTGTGATGGCCCCTCAGGGCCGGAGCCCATGGTGGGGAAGGTGCCCGCCCTTACAACCCTGGCACCTGATCATGAGGAGGCAGCCACAGACCACCAGGGGGTGCAGATGGATAACATGGAGCCGCCTACAGACAATGATGAAG ACGTTCCCTGTGATGAGTCAGTGGCCTGTCAGGATGGAACCACATGTTGTAAAACACAAGAAGGGGGATGGGCATGCTGTCCTCTGCCACAG GCAGTTTGCTGCAGTGACTTCATCCACTGCTGCCCTCATGGTAAGAAGTGCAACCTGGCTGCCCAGACGTGTGACAACACCTCAGGCTCCCCGTCTGAGCCCTGGCTGAAGAAGGTTCCTGCCGTGCCTCGGGAGGGTAACTTGCCAGGGAATGTGACCTGTGACCCCACCCACATGTGTCCCGACAACACCACCTGCTGCAAGACAGCGTCAGGAGACTGGGCCTGCTGCCCCATGCCTGAG gcTGTATGCTGTGAGGACCACGAGCACTGCTGCCCCCATGGCACCACCTGTGACCTGGCTTCCCTCGCCTGTGATGGCCCCTCAGGGCCGGAGCCCATGGTGGGGAAGGTGCCCGCCCTTACAACCCTGGCACCTGATCATGAGGAGGCAGCCACAGACCACCAGAGGGTGCAGATGGATGACACGGAGCCGCCTACAGACAATGATGAAG ACGTTCCCTGTGATGAGTCAGTGGCCTGTCAGGATGGAACCACATGTTGTAAAACACAAGAAGGGGGATGGGCATGCTGTCCTCTGCCACAG GCAGTTTGCTGCAGTGACTTCATCCACTGCTGCCCTCATGGTAAGAAGTGCAACCTGGCTGCCCAGACGTGTGACGACACCTCAGGCTCCCCGTCTGAGCCCTGGCTGAAGAAGGTTCCTGCCGTGCCTCGGGAGGGTAACTTGCCAGGGAATGTGACCTGTGACCCCACCCACATGTGTCCCGACAACACCACCTGCTGCAAGACAGCGTCAGGAGACTGGGCCTGCTGCCCCATGCCTGAG gcTGTATGCTGTGAGGACCACGAGCACTGCTGCCCCCATGGCACCACCTGTGACCTGGCTTCCCTCGCCTGTGATGGCCCCTCAGGGCCGGAGCCCATGGTGGGGAAGGTGCCCGCCCTTACAAACCAGGCACCTGATCATGAGGAGGCACCCGCAGACCACCAGGGGGTGCAGATGGACGAGGAGTTGCCCAGGACACAGTGTGACACCCACACCAGCTGCCCAAAGGACGCCACCTGCTGCTTTATGAAATCCACCCAGAAGTGGGGCTGCTGCCCACTGCCACAG gcAGTGTGCTGTGCTGATGGAGAGCACTGCTGTCCCAAAGACTACATATGTGATATGAGCAAGACTTCCTGCTCTAAGGGTGTGGTGGTGATCCCATGGTACAACAAGCTGGCAGCTGAGCCAGATGACAGTGCCCTCGCTGCCCCCCCCTCTGTGAAGTGTGACGCCCAGAACAGCTGCCCTGAAGGCTCCAGCTGCTGCCAACTTTCCACTGGACAGTGGGGCTGCTGCCCCCTgtgcaag GCTGTGTGCTGTGCAGATGAGGAGCACTGCTGTCCACAGGGCTACAGCTGTAACATGGGCTCAGGGACTTGCCAGAAGCTAATGTTTCTTCAGTTCCAGACGATACCCCTAACCCGGGTGTCTGCGCCTGAGCCCCCGACCCCACAGGAGAAGGAAATCCACTGTGGGGGGCCGTTTGTCTGCAATAATGAGGAGACATGCTGCAAGGTCTCCACCACTACATGGGGCTGCTGTCCCTCTCCAAAT gCGGTGTGCTGCAGTGACATGAAGCACTGCTGTACTACAGGCTACACCTGTGGTGAGGGAGGGACCTGCACCCAGTCCACTGGCTTCAACTGGGACCACTGGCAGGTGTTCTTCTCCAACAAGAAGAGAGCCCTGCGTGTGTGA
- the LOC121551376 gene encoding progranulin-like isoform X1 — MQRYLVLCMALLAQVSADDCPDGGACEEGNTCCKVPSDGYECCPMYQAECCEDHIHCCPEGTLCVVNESMCVNGTVSLPWVEKVSAKQSRYPKSFRMISAYAGDEDDNICPDNSHCPAEFSCLKATTGYGCCPIAHAVPCSDGKHCCPEGHQCSTDSSSCIKQKEPVVAVLCSDRVSECPEGTTCCETPDGSWGCCPMPKAVCCEDKIHCCPEGSTCDIKQSKCISTTNKEMPMWAKFPARKRAEWENQNEVAQVTTPIPDTTTSANRSPASLWEGEGSSPPFIRTRDVPCDESVACQDGTTCCKTQEGGWACCPLPQAVCCSDFIHCCPHGKKCNLAAQTCDDTSGSPSEPWLKKVPAVPREGNLPGNVTCDPTHMCPDNTTCCKTASGDWACCPMPEAVCCEDHEHCCPHGTTCDLASLACDGPSGPEPMVGKVPALTTLAPDHEEAATDHQGVQMDNMEPPTDNDEDVPCDESVACQDGTTCCKTQEGGWACCPLPQAVCCSDFIHCCPHGKKCNLAAQTCDNTSGSPSEPWLKKVPAVPREGNLPGNVTCDPTHMCPDNTTCCKTASGDWACCPMPEAVCCEDHEHCCPHGTTCDLASLACDGPSGPEPMVGKVPALTTLAPDHEEAATDHQRVQMDDTEPPTDNDEDVPCDESVACQDGTTCCKTQEGGWACCPLPQAVCCSDFIHCCPHGKKCNLAAQTCDDTSGSPSEPWLKKVPAVPREGNLPGNVTCDPTHMCPDNTTCCKTASGDWACCPMPEAVCCEDHEHCCPHGTTCDLASLACDGPSGPEPMVGKVPALTNQAPDHEEAPADHQGVQMDEELPRTQCDTHTSCPKDATCCFMKSTQKWGCCPLPQAVCCADGEHCCPKDYICDMSKTSCSKGVVVIPWYNKLAAEPDDSALAAPPSVKCDAQNSCPEGSSCCQLSTGQWGCCPLCKAVCCADEEHCCPQGYSCNMGSGTCQKLMFLQFQTIPLTRVSAPEPPTPQEKEIHCGGPFVCNNEETCCKVSTTTWGCCPSPNAVCCSDMKHCCTTGYTCGEGGTCTQSTGFNWDHWQVFFSNKKRALRV, encoded by the exons atGCAGAGGTATCTGGTGCTCTGTATGGCCCTGCTGGCCCAGGTCTCTGCTGATGACTGCCCAGACGGAGGGGCGTGTGAGGAGGGCAACACCTGCTGCAAGGTCCCCTCCGATGGCTATGAATGCTGCCCAATGTATCAG GCTGAGTGCTGTGAGGATCATATCCACTGCTGCCCTGAGGGAACACTCTGTGTTGTGAATGAGTCCATGTGTGTGAATGGAACTGTCTCCCTACCATGGGTGGAGAAAGTTTCTGCTAAACAGTCCAGATATCCTAAA TCTTTCAGAATGATCAGTGCATATGCTGGGGATGAGGATGATAACATCTGCCCTGACAACTCCCACTGCCCAGCTGAGTTTTCCTGTCTGAAGGCCACTACGGGCTATGGTTGCTGTCCCATTGCTCAT GCTGTGCCTTGCTCGGATGGGAAACATTGCTGTCCTGAAGGCCACCAGTGCAGCACAGACAGCAGCTCCTGCATCAAACAGAAAG AACCTGTTGTTGCAGTGCTGTGCAGTGACAGAGTGTCTGAGTGCCCAGAGGGAACCACATGCTGTGAGACTCCAGATGGGAGTTGGGGGTGCTGCCCCATGCCCAAG GCTGTGTGCTGTGAGGATAAGATTCACTGTTGTCCTGAGGGCAGCACCTGTGACATCAAGCAATCCAAGTGTATATCCACTACCAACAAGGAAATGCCCATGTGGGCCAAGTTCCCTGCCCGCAAGAGGGCAGAGTGGGAAAACCAGAATG AAGTTGCCCAAGTGACAACACCTATTCCAGACACTACCACCTCAGCCAATAGGAGTCCTGCTTCTCTTTGGGAAGGGGAGGGTTCTTCTCCACCCTTCATTAGGACAAGAG ACGTTCCCTGTGATGAGTCAGTGGCCTGTCAGGATGGAACCACATGTTGTAAAACACAAGAAGGGGGATGGGCATGCTGTCCTCTGCCACAG GCAGTTTGCTGCAGTGACTTCATCCACTGCTGCCCTCATGGTAAGAAGTGCAACCTGGCTGCCCAGACGTGTGACGACACCTCAGGCTCCCCGTCTGAGCCCTGGCTGAAGAAGGTTCCTGCCGTGCCTCGGGAGGGTAACTTGCCAGGGAATGTGACCTGTGACCCCACCCACATGTGTCCCGACAACACCACCTGCTGCAAGACAGCGTCAGGAGACTGGGCCTGCTGCCCCATGCCTGAG gcTGTATGCTGTGAGGACCACGAGCACTGCTGCCCCCATGGCACCACCTGTGACCTGGCTTCCCTCGCCTGTGATGGCCCCTCAGGGCCGGAGCCCATGGTGGGGAAGGTGCCCGCCCTTACAACCCTGGCACCTGATCATGAGGAGGCAGCCACAGACCACCAGGGGGTGCAGATGGATAACATGGAGCCGCCTACAGACAATGATGAAG ACGTTCCCTGTGATGAGTCAGTGGCCTGTCAGGATGGAACCACATGTTGTAAAACACAAGAAGGGGGATGGGCATGCTGTCCTCTGCCACAG GCAGTTTGCTGCAGTGACTTCATCCACTGCTGCCCTCATGGTAAGAAGTGCAACCTGGCTGCCCAGACGTGTGACAACACCTCAGGCTCCCCGTCTGAGCCCTGGCTGAAGAAGGTTCCTGCCGTGCCTCGGGAGGGTAACTTGCCAGGGAATGTGACCTGTGACCCCACCCACATGTGTCCCGACAACACCACCTGCTGCAAGACAGCGTCAGGAGACTGGGCCTGCTGCCCCATGCCTGAG gcTGTATGCTGTGAGGACCACGAGCACTGCTGCCCCCATGGCACCACCTGTGACCTGGCTTCCCTCGCCTGTGATGGCCCCTCAGGGCCGGAGCCCATGGTGGGGAAGGTGCCCGCCCTTACAACCCTGGCACCTGATCATGAGGAGGCAGCCACAGACCACCAGAGGGTGCAGATGGATGACACGGAGCCGCCTACAGACAATGATGAAG ACGTTCCCTGTGATGAGTCAGTGGCCTGTCAGGATGGAACCACATGTTGTAAAACACAAGAAGGGGGATGGGCATGCTGTCCTCTGCCACAG GCAGTTTGCTGCAGTGACTTCATCCACTGCTGCCCTCATGGTAAGAAGTGCAACCTGGCTGCCCAGACGTGTGACGACACCTCAGGCTCCCCGTCTGAGCCCTGGCTGAAGAAGGTTCCTGCCGTGCCTCGGGAGGGTAACTTGCCAGGGAATGTGACCTGTGACCCCACCCACATGTGTCCCGACAACACCACCTGCTGCAAGACAGCGTCAGGAGACTGGGCCTGCTGCCCCATGCCTGAG gcTGTATGCTGTGAGGACCACGAGCACTGCTGCCCCCATGGCACCACCTGTGACCTGGCTTCCCTCGCCTGTGATGGCCCCTCAGGGCCGGAGCCCATGGTGGGGAAGGTGCCCGCCCTTACAAACCAGGCACCTGATCATGAGGAGGCACCCGCAGACCACCAGGGGGTGCAGATGGACGAGGAGTTGCCCAGGACACAGTGTGACACCCACACCAGCTGCCCAAAGGACGCCACCTGCTGCTTTATGAAATCCACCCAGAAGTGGGGCTGCTGCCCACTGCCACAG gcAGTGTGCTGTGCTGATGGAGAGCACTGCTGTCCCAAAGACTACATATGTGATATGAGCAAGACTTCCTGCTCTAAGGGTGTGGTGGTGATCCCATGGTACAACAAGCTGGCAGCTGAGCCAGATGACAGTGCCCTCGCTGCCCCCCCCTCTGTGAAGTGTGACGCCCAGAACAGCTGCCCTGAAGGCTCCAGCTGCTGCCAACTTTCCACTGGACAGTGGGGCTGCTGCCCCCTgtgcaag GCTGTGTGCTGTGCAGATGAGGAGCACTGCTGTCCACAGGGCTACAGCTGTAACATGGGCTCAGGGACTTGCCAGAAGCTAATGTTTCTTCAGTTCCAGACGATACCCCTAACCCGGGTGTCTGCGCCTGAGCCCCCGACCCCACAGGAGAAGGAAATCCACTGTGGGGGGCCGTTTGTCTGCAATAATGAGGAGACATGCTGCAAGGTCTCCACCACTACATGGGGCTGCTGTCCCTCTCCAAAT gCGGTGTGCTGCAGTGACATGAAGCACTGCTGTACTACAGGCTACACCTGTGGTGAGGGAGGGACCTGCACCCAGTCCACTGGCTTCAACTGGGACCACTGGCAGGTGTTCTTCTCCAACAAGAAGAGAGCCCTGCGTGTGTGA
- the LOC121551376 gene encoding progranulin-like isoform X3 — MQRYLVLCMALLAQVSADDCPDGGACEEGNTCCKVPSDGYECCPMYQAECCEDHIHCCPEGTLCVVNESMCVNGTVSLPWVEKVSAKQSRYPKSFRMISAYAGDEDDNICPDNSHCPAEFSCLKATTGYGCCPIAHAVPCSDGKHCCPEGHQCSTDSSSCIKQKEPVVAVLCSDRVSECPEGTTCCETPDGSWGCCPMPKAVCCEDKIHCCPEGSTCDIKQSKCISTTNKEMPMWAKFPARKRAEWENQNEVAQVTTPIPDTTTSANRSPASLWEGEGSSPPFIRTRDVPCDESVACQDGTTCCKTQEGGWACCPLPQAVCCSDFIHCCPHGKKCNLAAQTCDDTSGSPSEPWLKKVPAVPREGNLPGNVTCDPTHMCPDNTTCCKTASGDWACCPMPEAVCCEDHEHCCPHGTTCDLASLACDGPSGPEPMVGKVPALTTLAPDHEEAATDHQGVQMDNMEPPTDNDEDVPCDESVACQDGTTCCKTQEGGWACCPLPQAVCCSDFIHCCPHGKKCNLAAQTCDDTSGSPSEPWLKKVPAVPREGNLPGNVTCDPTHMCPDNTTCCKTASGDWACCPMPEAVCCEDHEHCCPHGTTCDLASLACDGPSGPEPMVGKVPALTNQAPDHEEAPADHQGVQMDEELPRTQCDTHTSCPKDATCCFMKSTQKWGCCPLPQAVCCADGEHCCPKDYICDMSKTSCSKGVVVIPWYNKLAAEPDDSALAAPPSVKCDAQNSCPEGSSCCQLSTGQWGCCPLCKAVCCADEEHCCPQGYSCNMGSGTCQKLMFLQFQTIPLTRVSAPEPPTPQEKEIHCGGPFVCNNEETCCKVSTTTWGCCPSPNAVCCSDMKHCCTTGYTCGEGGTCTQSTGFNWDHWQVFFSNKKRALRV, encoded by the exons atGCAGAGGTATCTGGTGCTCTGTATGGCCCTGCTGGCCCAGGTCTCTGCTGATGACTGCCCAGACGGAGGGGCGTGTGAGGAGGGCAACACCTGCTGCAAGGTCCCCTCCGATGGCTATGAATGCTGCCCAATGTATCAG GCTGAGTGCTGTGAGGATCATATCCACTGCTGCCCTGAGGGAACACTCTGTGTTGTGAATGAGTCCATGTGTGTGAATGGAACTGTCTCCCTACCATGGGTGGAGAAAGTTTCTGCTAAACAGTCCAGATATCCTAAA TCTTTCAGAATGATCAGTGCATATGCTGGGGATGAGGATGATAACATCTGCCCTGACAACTCCCACTGCCCAGCTGAGTTTTCCTGTCTGAAGGCCACTACGGGCTATGGTTGCTGTCCCATTGCTCAT GCTGTGCCTTGCTCGGATGGGAAACATTGCTGTCCTGAAGGCCACCAGTGCAGCACAGACAGCAGCTCCTGCATCAAACAGAAAG AACCTGTTGTTGCAGTGCTGTGCAGTGACAGAGTGTCTGAGTGCCCAGAGGGAACCACATGCTGTGAGACTCCAGATGGGAGTTGGGGGTGCTGCCCCATGCCCAAG GCTGTGTGCTGTGAGGATAAGATTCACTGTTGTCCTGAGGGCAGCACCTGTGACATCAAGCAATCCAAGTGTATATCCACTACCAACAAGGAAATGCCCATGTGGGCCAAGTTCCCTGCCCGCAAGAGGGCAGAGTGGGAAAACCAGAATG AAGTTGCCCAAGTGACAACACCTATTCCAGACACTACCACCTCAGCCAATAGGAGTCCTGCTTCTCTTTGGGAAGGGGAGGGTTCTTCTCCACCCTTCATTAGGACAAGAG ACGTTCCCTGTGATGAGTCAGTGGCCTGTCAGGATGGAACCACATGTTGTAAAACACAAGAAGGGGGATGGGCATGCTGTCCTCTGCCACAG GCAGTTTGCTGCAGTGACTTCATCCACTGCTGCCCTCATGGTAAGAAGTGCAACCTGGCTGCCCAGACGTGTGACGACACCTCAGGCTCCCCGTCTGAGCCCTGGCTGAAGAAGGTTCCTGCCGTGCCTCGGGAGGGTAACTTGCCAGGGAATGTGACCTGTGACCCCACCCACATGTGTCCCGACAACACCACCTGCTGCAAGACAGCGTCAGGAGACTGGGCCTGCTGCCCCATGCCTGAG gcTGTATGCTGTGAGGACCACGAGCACTGCTGCCCCCATGGCACCACCTGTGACCTGGCTTCCCTCGCCTGTGATGGCCCCTCAGGGCCGGAGCCCATGGTGGGGAAGGTGCCCGCCCTTACAACCCTGGCACCTGATCATGAGGAGGCAGCCACAGACCACCAGGGGGTGCAGATGGATAACATGGAGCCGCCTACAGACAATGATGAAG ACGTTCCCTGTGATGAGTCAGTGGCCTGTCAGGATGGAACCACATGTTGTAAAACACAAGAAGGGGGATGGGCATGCTGTCCTCTGCCACAG GCAGTTTGCTGCAGTGACTTCATCCACTGCTGCCCTCATGGTAAGAAGTGCAACCTGGCTGCCCAGACGTGTGACGACACCTCAGGCTCCCCGTCTGAGCCCTGGCTGAAGAAGGTTCCTGCCGTGCCTCGGGAGGGTAACTTGCCAGGGAATGTGACCTGTGACCCCACCCACATGTGTCCCGACAACACCACCTGCTGCAAGACAGCGTCAGGAGACTGGGCCTGCTGCCCCATGCCTGAG gcTGTATGCTGTGAGGACCACGAGCACTGCTGCCCCCATGGCACCACCTGTGACCTGGCTTCCCTCGCCTGTGATGGCCCCTCAGGGCCGGAGCCCATGGTGGGGAAGGTGCCCGCCCTTACAAACCAGGCACCTGATCATGAGGAGGCACCCGCAGACCACCAGGGGGTGCAGATGGACGAGGAGTTGCCCAGGACACAGTGTGACACCCACACCAGCTGCCCAAAGGACGCCACCTGCTGCTTTATGAAATCCACCCAGAAGTGGGGCTGCTGCCCACTGCCACAG gcAGTGTGCTGTGCTGATGGAGAGCACTGCTGTCCCAAAGACTACATATGTGATATGAGCAAGACTTCCTGCTCTAAGGGTGTGGTGGTGATCCCATGGTACAACAAGCTGGCAGCTGAGCCAGATGACAGTGCCCTCGCTGCCCCCCCCTCTGTGAAGTGTGACGCCCAGAACAGCTGCCCTGAAGGCTCCAGCTGCTGCCAACTTTCCACTGGACAGTGGGGCTGCTGCCCCCTgtgcaag GCTGTGTGCTGTGCAGATGAGGAGCACTGCTGTCCACAGGGCTACAGCTGTAACATGGGCTCAGGGACTTGCCAGAAGCTAATGTTTCTTCAGTTCCAGACGATACCCCTAACCCGGGTGTCTGCGCCTGAGCCCCCGACCCCACAGGAGAAGGAAATCCACTGTGGGGGGCCGTTTGTCTGCAATAATGAGGAGACATGCTGCAAGGTCTCCACCACTACATGGGGCTGCTGTCCCTCTCCAAAT gCGGTGTGCTGCAGTGACATGAAGCACTGCTGTACTACAGGCTACACCTGTGGTGAGGGAGGGACCTGCACCCAGTCCACTGGCTTCAACTGGGACCACTGGCAGGTGTTCTTCTCCAACAAGAAGAGAGCCCTGCGTGTGTGA